A region from the Mesorhizobium sp. J8 genome encodes:
- the cpaB gene encoding Flp pilus assembly protein CpaB: MIGIAAVFGAISIFAADFWVKSQAKAQSEVKVVTVEAPQQPKVEFKTIVVAQAPLRYGMELARPQLAEIPWPQDSLPQGAFPTIDKLLADGSRVVLSPIEVNEPVLLTKLSGPNGRATLSNMLSAGMRAVTIRTDEIAGVGGFITPGDRVDVVLTRDAGDIQEVSKNAQGAAGSTVTSEVVVADAKVLSVGQGADERKTEPQVANSVTIEVTNEGAQKVALARTVGTLSLSLRSAADASASNGGLTTISSFGGSAAAKAQASAASLVSAVTKESDEPKFKTVIVTRGEKVEEYKVPSREPPQELQQ; encoded by the coding sequence ATGATCGGCATCGCCGCCGTTTTCGGCGCGATCTCGATCTTTGCGGCGGATTTCTGGGTCAAGAGTCAGGCAAAGGCTCAGTCCGAGGTCAAGGTCGTCACGGTCGAAGCTCCACAGCAACCCAAGGTCGAGTTCAAGACCATCGTGGTGGCTCAAGCGCCGTTGCGCTACGGCATGGAACTCGCAAGGCCCCAACTCGCAGAGATCCCGTGGCCGCAGGATTCCCTGCCGCAAGGCGCTTTCCCGACGATCGACAAGCTGCTTGCCGACGGCAGCCGGGTCGTGCTGTCGCCGATCGAGGTCAACGAACCGGTTCTGCTCACCAAGCTGTCGGGACCGAACGGCCGCGCCACCCTTTCCAACATGCTCTCGGCGGGAATGCGGGCCGTCACGATCCGCACCGACGAGATTGCCGGCGTCGGCGGCTTCATCACGCCCGGGGACCGGGTAGACGTCGTGCTGACACGCGACGCGGGGGACATCCAGGAAGTGTCCAAGAATGCTCAGGGGGCGGCCGGTTCGACGGTGACGTCCGAAGTCGTCGTCGCCGACGCCAAGGTGCTTTCGGTCGGGCAGGGCGCGGACGAGCGCAAGACCGAGCCGCAGGTCGCCAATTCGGTGACCATCGAAGTGACCAACGAAGGGGCGCAGAAAGTGGCGCTCGCCCGCACCGTCGGCACCTTGTCGCTGTCCTTGCGGTCCGCCGCCGACGCCAGCGCCAGCAATGGCGGGCTCACGACCATCTCGTCCTTCGGCGGTTCCGCCGCCGCAAAGGCGCAGGCGAGCGCCGCCTCGCTCGTCAGCGCGGTGACGAAGGAATCCGACGAGCCGAAATTCAAGACGGTGATCGTGACGCGCGGCGAAAAGGTCGAGGAATACAAGGTTCCCTCCCGGGAACCGCCGCAGGAACTGCAGCAATAG
- a CDS encoding CpaF family protein codes for MTSRFSNLQSRDVRPQRAPEPAPVTHNAVIIPTTRKPAPPKPEAAPAKSANKVLDARVRIHRMLLEEINLVALERLPRDEMRRQVHEFVSEKTREERMAINIAELDALVDDIVDEMVGLGPLEPLLKDPEINDILINGHENCFVEKRGKLQQVHIPFKDEAHLLRIINKIVAAVGRRVDESQPMVDARMLDGSRFNAAIRPVGVDGPLVSIRKFSKNKLGLHKLVEFGAITQNMAEVLAAAVHARKTTIISGGTGTGKTTMLNALSAFIPEDERLITIEDAAELQLQQPHVARMETRPANIEGHGELKQRDLVKNALRMRPDRVILGECRGEEAFDMLQAMNTGHEGSMATIHANTPRDAISRLEQMLGMTGMPMTVQSIRSQISSAIDIIVQLTRLSDGKRKVTSVAEVTGMEGDVIQMQEIFRFVRTGMEADGRILGHFEATGIRPRFLEDLRNMGIEFPGKYFEPGRPQD; via the coding sequence ATGACCAGCCGCTTTTCCAACCTGCAGAGCCGTGACGTCCGCCCGCAGCGGGCGCCGGAACCCGCGCCCGTCACGCACAACGCGGTCATCATCCCGACGACCCGCAAACCGGCGCCGCCGAAGCCTGAAGCCGCGCCCGCTAAGAGCGCCAACAAGGTGCTCGACGCACGGGTGCGCATCCACCGCATGCTGCTCGAAGAGATCAACCTCGTGGCGCTGGAGCGGCTGCCTCGGGATGAAATGCGCCGGCAGGTGCATGAATTCGTCTCGGAAAAGACGCGCGAGGAGCGGATGGCGATCAACATCGCCGAGCTCGACGCGCTGGTCGACGACATCGTCGATGAAATGGTCGGGTTAGGCCCGCTGGAGCCGCTGCTCAAGGATCCCGAGATCAACGATATCCTGATCAACGGCCACGAGAACTGTTTCGTCGAAAAGCGCGGCAAGCTGCAGCAGGTCCACATCCCATTCAAGGATGAGGCGCATCTGCTTCGAATCATTAACAAAATCGTCGCGGCGGTCGGCCGGCGCGTCGATGAATCGCAGCCGATGGTCGATGCCCGCATGCTTGACGGTTCGCGCTTCAACGCGGCGATCCGTCCGGTCGGCGTCGACGGGCCGCTGGTGTCGATCCGCAAATTCTCCAAGAACAAGCTCGGCCTGCACAAGCTGGTCGAATTCGGCGCCATCACCCAGAACATGGCCGAGGTGCTGGCGGCGGCGGTGCATGCCCGGAAGACCACGATCATCTCCGGCGGCACCGGCACCGGAAAGACGACGATGCTCAACGCCTTGTCGGCCTTCATTCCGGAAGACGAGCGCCTGATCACCATCGAGGACGCGGCCGAGTTGCAATTGCAGCAACCGCATGTCGCGCGCATGGAAACGCGCCCCGCCAATATCGAGGGCCATGGCGAATTGAAGCAGCGCGACCTCGTCAAGAACGCGCTGCGCATGCGCCCCGACCGCGTCATCCTCGGCGAGTGCCGCGGCGAGGAAGCCTTCGACATGCTGCAGGCGATGAACACCGGTCATGAAGGTTCGATGGCCACCATCCATGCCAACACACCACGCGACGCCATCTCGCGTCTGGAACAGATGCTCGGCATGACCGGCATGCCGATGACCGTGCAGTCGATCCGCAGCCAGATCTCCAGCGCCATCGACATCATCGTCCAACTGACGCGCCTTTCCGACGGCAAGCGTAAGGTGACCAGCGTCGCCGAAGTGACCGGCATGGAAGGCGACGTCATCCAGATGCAGGAGATCTTCCGCTTCGTGCGCACCGGCATGGAAGCAGACGGAAGGATCCTCGGGCATTTCGAAGCGACCGGCATCCGCCCACGCTTCCTCGAGGATCTGCGCAACATGGGCATCGAATTCCCGGGCAAGTATTTCGAGCCCGGCCGGCCGCAGGACTAG
- the parE gene encoding DNA topoisomerase IV subunit B yields MDDSNDLFGKMEKQAQPVRAPSRPADPLVQAAKRSTAARDGSESYSAADIEVLEGLEPVRRRPGMYIGGTDDKAMHHLFAEVIDNSMDEAVAGHATFIDVELSADGFLTVTDNGRGIPVDPHPKFKKPALEVIMTTLHSGGKFDSKVYETSGGLHGVGVSVVNALSDHLEVEVARGRQLYRQRFSRGVPVSGLEHLGEVHNRRGTRTRFHPDEQIFGKGAKFEPARLYRMTRSKAYLFGGVEIRWTCDPSLIKDKDQTPAKAEFHFPGGLKDYLKATLGDEFQVTREVFAGKSDKQGGHGSLEWAVTWFGGDGFLNSYCNTIPTPEGGTHEAGFRNVLTRGLRAYADLIGNKRASIITTDDVMISAAGMLSVFIREPEFVGQTKDRLATIEAMRIVENAIRDPFDHWLADNPQEASKLLEWVIARADERVRRRQEKEVSRKSAVRKLRLPGKLADCTQNAAAGAEIFIVEGDSAGGSAKQARDRASQAVLPLRGKILNVASAGNDKLAANQQISDLIQALGCGTRSKYRDEDLRYDRVIIMTDADVDGAHIASLLITFFYQEMPNLIRGGHLYMAVPPLYSIRQGGKVAYARDDAHKDELLRTEFTGRGKVEIGRFKGLGEMMASQLKETTMDPKKRTLLRVDVIDAEQATKDAVDALMGTKPEARFRFIQERAEFAETDVLDI; encoded by the coding sequence ATGGACGACAGCAACGACCTCTTCGGCAAGATGGAAAAGCAGGCACAGCCGGTGCGCGCGCCCTCGCGCCCCGCCGATCCGCTGGTGCAGGCCGCGAAGCGCTCGACAGCCGCCCGTGACGGCAGCGAAAGCTACAGCGCCGCCGATATCGAGGTGCTGGAGGGGCTCGAGCCGGTGCGGCGCCGTCCGGGCATGTATATCGGCGGCACGGACGACAAGGCGATGCATCACCTGTTCGCCGAGGTCATCGACAATTCGATGGACGAAGCGGTGGCCGGCCACGCGACCTTCATCGACGTCGAGCTTTCCGCCGACGGCTTCCTGACCGTCACCGACAATGGCCGCGGCATCCCGGTCGATCCGCATCCGAAATTCAAGAAGCCGGCGCTCGAAGTCATCATGACGACGCTGCATTCCGGCGGCAAGTTCGACTCCAAGGTCTACGAGACCTCCGGCGGCCTGCACGGCGTCGGCGTCTCGGTCGTCAACGCGCTGTCCGACCATCTCGAGGTCGAAGTCGCGCGCGGCCGCCAGCTTTATCGCCAGCGTTTTTCGCGCGGCGTCCCGGTCAGCGGTCTGGAGCATCTCGGCGAGGTCCACAACCGCCGTGGCACCAGGACCCGCTTCCATCCCGACGAGCAGATCTTCGGCAAAGGTGCCAAGTTCGAGCCGGCGCGGCTTTATCGCATGACGCGCTCGAAGGCCTATCTGTTCGGGGGCGTCGAGATCCGCTGGACCTGCGATCCGTCGCTGATCAAGGACAAGGACCAGACACCCGCCAAGGCCGAGTTCCATTTCCCCGGCGGCCTCAAGGATTATCTCAAGGCGACGCTCGGCGACGAGTTCCAGGTCACGCGCGAGGTCTTCGCCGGCAAGAGCGATAAGCAGGGTGGCCACGGTTCGCTGGAATGGGCCGTCACCTGGTTCGGTGGCGACGGCTTCCTCAACTCCTACTGCAACACCATTCCGACCCCCGAGGGCGGCACGCATGAAGCCGGCTTCCGCAACGTACTGACGCGCGGACTGCGAGCCTATGCCGACCTCATCGGCAACAAGCGCGCCTCGATCATCACCACCGACGACGTGATGATCTCGGCCGCGGGGATGCTGTCGGTGTTCATCCGCGAGCCGGAATTCGTCGGCCAGACCAAGGACAGGCTGGCAACGATCGAGGCGATGCGCATCGTCGAGAACGCCATCCGCGACCCGTTCGACCATTGGCTGGCCGACAATCCGCAGGAAGCCTCGAAGCTTCTCGAATGGGTCATCGCGCGCGCCGACGAGCGCGTGCGGCGCCGTCAGGAGAAAGAAGTCTCGCGCAAGAGCGCGGTGCGCAAGCTGCGCCTTCCCGGCAAGCTCGCCGATTGCACGCAGAATGCAGCCGCCGGCGCCGAGATCTTCATCGTCGAGGGCGACTCGGCAGGGGGTTCGGCCAAGCAGGCGCGCGACCGCGCCAGCCAGGCGGTGCTGCCGCTGCGCGGCAAGATCCTCAATGTCGCCAGCGCCGGAAACGACAAGCTTGCCGCCAACCAGCAGATTTCCGACCTGATCCAGGCGCTCGGCTGCGGCACGCGCTCGAAATACCGCGACGAGGACCTGCGCTACGACCGTGTGATCATCATGACCGACGCCGATGTCGACGGCGCGCACATCGCCTCGCTGCTGATCACCTTCTTCTACCAGGAGATGCCGAACCTGATCCGCGGCGGCCATCTCTACATGGCCGTGCCGCCGCTCTATTCGATCCGGCAGGGCGGCAAGGTCGCCTACGCCCGCGACGACGCGCACAAGGACGAATTGCTGCGCACCGAGTTCACCGGGCGCGGCAAGGTCGAGATCGGCCGGTTCAAGGGTCTGGGCGAGATGATGGCCTCGCAGCTCAAGGAGACGACGATGGATCCGAAGAAGCGCACGCTTCTCAGGGTCGATGTGATCGACGCCGAGCAGGCGACCAAGGATGCCGTCGACGCGCTGATGGGCACCAAGCCGGAGGCGCGTTTCCGCTTCATCCAGGAGCGCGCCGAATTCGCCGAGACGGACGTGCTGGATATCTGA
- a CDS encoding AAA family ATPase — MVSGTKTKKILLVSTDRAFLQDTRTAFATSEVIELLTLEKSVNELRGEILEADFGTVIVDMDAAKLEEIESLQRVMRRLEGSVPVVVVTQEFNAAAVRILVQLKVADFLVKPITTADLVRSVIRALQGPGREENTESHVYTFMPAAGGVGTTTLALQTAFQLHHSVTRGASTCVVDLNFQQGACAEYLDLEPRFDITEIENQPERLDRQLLDVMLSKHASGLCVLAAPTRPSDMRSFKTDVVVRMLDLVAAYFDNVVIDMPRTWFPWTETVLLGSNKLYIVAEMTVPCLRHTQRLIQAVYETAGKEVKPNVIVNRFEQKMFDSGIKQADVQEILGEHFVGGISNNYRLVREAVDRGVPLHAIDPNANVVNDLKKIILPEEAVQTTVKSKSLFGLRKGLLKRKAG; from the coding sequence ATGGTATCTGGCACCAAGACAAAGAAGATACTGCTCGTTTCGACGGACAGGGCGTTTCTGCAGGACACGCGGACCGCTTTCGCGACCTCCGAGGTCATCGAGCTTCTGACGCTGGAAAAGAGCGTCAACGAGCTGCGCGGTGAAATCCTCGAAGCGGACTTCGGCACGGTCATCGTCGACATGGACGCGGCCAAGCTCGAGGAAATCGAGTCGCTGCAGCGCGTCATGCGGCGGCTGGAAGGCAGCGTTCCGGTGGTCGTCGTCACCCAGGAGTTCAACGCGGCGGCGGTGCGCATCCTGGTGCAGCTCAAGGTCGCCGACTTCCTGGTCAAGCCGATCACCACGGCCGACCTCGTGCGTTCCGTCATTCGTGCGCTGCAAGGGCCGGGGCGGGAAGAGAACACCGAATCGCACGTCTACACATTCATGCCGGCCGCCGGCGGCGTCGGCACCACCACGCTCGCCCTGCAGACGGCTTTCCAACTGCATCATTCGGTGACGCGCGGCGCCTCGACATGCGTTGTCGACCTCAACTTCCAGCAAGGCGCCTGCGCCGAATATCTCGACCTCGAGCCGCGCTTCGATATCACGGAAATCGAGAACCAGCCGGAGCGCCTCGACCGGCAACTGCTTGACGTGATGTTGTCCAAGCATGCGAGCGGTCTGTGCGTGCTTGCCGCTCCCACGCGCCCGTCCGACATGCGTTCGTTCAAGACCGATGTCGTGGTGCGCATGCTCGATCTCGTGGCGGCCTATTTCGACAATGTCGTCATCGACATGCCGCGCACCTGGTTCCCCTGGACCGAGACGGTGCTGCTCGGGTCGAACAAGCTCTACATCGTCGCCGAGATGACGGTGCCGTGCCTGCGCCATACGCAGCGTCTCATCCAGGCCGTCTATGAGACTGCCGGCAAGGAGGTGAAGCCCAATGTCATCGTCAACCGCTTCGAGCAGAAGATGTTCGACAGCGGCATCAAGCAGGCCGACGTCCAGGAGATACTCGGCGAGCATTTCGTCGGCGGCATCTCCAACAATTACCGGCTGGTACGCGAGGCGGTCGACCGTGGCGTGCCGCTGCATGCCATCGACCCCAACGCCAATGTCGTCAACGACCTGAAGAAGATCATCCTGCCGGAGGAGGCCGTCCAGACCACGGTCAAATCGAAGTCGCTGTTCGGCCTGCGCAAGGGCTTGCTGAAGAGGAAGGCAGGATGA
- a CDS encoding type II and III secretion system protein family protein, translating to MFGFDAFRTTGGWRLLGAIALAAAMLGVAAPARAGNDVVYVSANKNASIKVAKGKPKTIMTSAAFYQIVIGDPEIANVNPLTDKSFYVLGNNLGTTGIALFDQNKQLVGTIDIEVTLDTDQLASTIRASVPDAKIKVGSANGRVVLSGEADDAVAADKASKIASRFSGNEEVINSVNISSSQQVQLNVRFVEINRQAGQDLGAKYAANFAYGIGNRKVVLNPDGGTVTGAGTGEIIGSLLSNGISIDIAIKALEERGLARRLAEPNLIARSGQTASFLAGGEFPIPVSEDNGKISVTYKKYGVGLDFTPTVLKDGLVSLDIAPEVSSIDPSASIQVSNGISIPAFIVRRARTSVDLKNGQSFMIAGLLQSQNDITTSRVPGIGKLPVLGPLFSSKSYQRRETDLVIIVTPYLVKPVDPSKKMVEPTDGTQPASPADYFLNNTEEVDASAPKRPVALADGSAARPVAATTSGHFLDLPKD from the coding sequence ATGTTCGGGTTTGATGCATTTCGGACGACCGGGGGATGGCGTCTTCTCGGCGCGATAGCGCTGGCGGCGGCAATGCTTGGCGTCGCCGCGCCGGCAAGGGCCGGCAATGATGTCGTCTATGTCTCGGCGAACAAGAACGCCTCGATCAAGGTCGCCAAGGGCAAGCCGAAGACGATCATGACGAGCGCCGCCTTCTACCAGATCGTCATCGGCGATCCGGAGATCGCCAATGTCAATCCGCTGACCGACAAGTCCTTCTATGTGCTGGGCAACAATCTGGGGACCACGGGTATCGCCCTGTTCGACCAGAACAAGCAGCTCGTCGGCACCATCGACATCGAGGTGACGCTGGATACCGACCAGCTTGCCAGCACCATCCGCGCCAGCGTGCCGGACGCCAAGATCAAGGTCGGTTCGGCGAATGGCCGCGTCGTGCTGTCAGGCGAGGCCGACGATGCGGTCGCCGCCGACAAGGCCAGCAAGATCGCGTCGCGCTTTTCCGGCAACGAGGAAGTCATCAACTCGGTCAACATCTCGTCCTCGCAGCAGGTGCAGCTCAACGTCCGCTTCGTCGAGATCAACCGTCAGGCCGGTCAGGATCTCGGCGCCAAATACGCCGCCAATTTCGCTTATGGCATCGGGAATCGCAAAGTCGTGCTGAACCCCGACGGAGGAACCGTGACGGGCGCCGGGACCGGCGAGATCATCGGCAGCCTGCTGTCGAACGGCATTTCGATCGACATCGCCATCAAGGCGCTGGAGGAGCGCGGCCTGGCGCGCCGGCTGGCGGAGCCGAACCTGATCGCGCGTTCAGGCCAGACGGCGAGCTTCCTTGCCGGCGGCGAGTTCCCGATCCCGGTTTCCGAGGACAATGGCAAGATCAGCGTCACCTACAAGAAGTACGGCGTCGGACTGGATTTCACGCCGACGGTGCTGAAAGACGGGCTGGTGAGCCTCGACATCGCGCCGGAAGTGTCCTCGATCGACCCGTCCGCTTCCATCCAGGTCAGCAACGGCATTTCCATTCCGGCCTTCATCGTGCGCCGCGCCCGGACATCGGTCGACCTCAAGAACGGCCAGAGCTTCATGATCGCCGGCCTTCTGCAGTCGCAGAACGACATCACGACGTCGCGGGTGCCGGGGATCGGCAAGTTGCCCGTGCTCGGTCCGCTGTTCTCCTCGAAATCCTATCAGCGGCGCGAGACCGATCTGGTCATCATCGTCACGCCCTACCTGGTCAAGCCGGTCGATCCCTCGAAGAAGATGGTCGAGCCGACCGACGGCACCCAGCCGGCAAGTCCCGCCGATTATTTCCTCAACAACACCGAGGAAGTGGACGCCTCGGCGCCGAAGCGCCCGGTGGCGCTGGCGGACGGCAGCGCCGCCCGTCCGGTGGCCGCAACCACGTCCGGCCACTTCCTCGATCTGCCGAAGGACTAA